A part of Desulfuribacillus stibiiarsenatis genomic DNA contains:
- a CDS encoding YidC/Oxa1 family membrane protein insertase: protein MIDLVQLRGGRVLSQRRFSSKAALLLLLVFVSSIFMTGCTVEQMQQTELDRSGIWGSFVGILSDLMDYVGETLGSYGVAILVVTIIIRFITLPFMIKQMKSMKAMQRLQPEMTKLKEKYKDNQQKLNEETMKLFQKHNVNPLAGCLPLIIQMPILIAFYQSIMYNVHIREASFLFFELGQKDPTYILPILAALTTYLQQKTMTISQDNPQAKALLYLMPAMILFISATLPSALGLYWVYSNIFSIAQNYFMYRDTGVKQEAAK from the coding sequence ATGATAGATTTGGTACAATTACGAGGAGGAAGAGTTTTGTCACAAAGACGTTTTTCAAGCAAAGCAGCACTATTATTACTTTTAGTTTTCGTATCATCTATTTTCATGACAGGCTGTACAGTTGAACAGATGCAGCAAACAGAGTTAGATCGTAGTGGAATTTGGGGATCATTTGTAGGAATCTTATCTGATTTAATGGACTACGTAGGGGAAACATTAGGAAGTTACGGGGTTGCAATCCTTGTAGTAACCATTATCATTCGTTTCATTACTCTCCCATTCATGATTAAGCAAATGAAGAGTATGAAAGCAATGCAAAGGCTACAACCGGAAATGACAAAACTTAAGGAAAAATATAAAGATAATCAGCAAAAGCTTAATGAAGAGACTATGAAGCTTTTCCAAAAGCATAATGTAAATCCATTAGCAGGTTGTTTGCCACTGATTATTCAAATGCCGATACTGATCGCTTTTTATCAATCGATTATGTACAATGTTCATATTCGTGAAGCGAGCTTTTTATTCTTCGAGCTAGGGCAAAAGGATCCGACTTACATTTTGCCAATATTAGCAGCACTGACTACTTATTTACAACAAAAGACTATGACGATTAGTCAAGATAACCCACAAGCAAAGGCGTTATTATACTTAATGCCAGCTATGATTTTATTCATCAGTGCAACTCTACCATCTGCATTAGGATTGTATTGGGTGTATAGTAACATATTCTCAATTGCTCAGAATTATTTCATGTATCGTGATACTGGCGTAAAGCAGGAGGCAGCGAAATGA
- the mnmE gene encoding tRNA uridine-5-carboxymethylaminomethyl(34) synthesis GTPase MnmE, with protein MNQDTIAAIATAIGEGGIGIIRVSGIDAIHIVDKIFKGKVSLSTVETHTIHYGKITNQDNQMIDEVLVSVFKAPRTYTSEDVVEINCHGGVLPVTKVLERTIEAGARLAEPGEFTKRAFLNGRIDLSQAEAIIDVIRSKTDLSLKAAMSQVQGKLSNDIANLRNKMIELMAHIEVTIDYPEHDVEEVTKDRVVNTSKEVVVEIDKLLENSEQGKIIRDGISAVIVGRPNVGKSSLLNAILRENRAIVTDIPGTTRDILEEYINVKGIPVRIIDTAGIRETEDVVEKIGVERSRKAMEDADLTLLILNAFEELHEYDIELLKAIEEKHAIIVLNKTDLPQKISKDSINSYLKNQPIVSLSAKEEEGIEDLYSEIERIFLSGQIRQSDFSFVTNTRHIALLKSARASVLDVLQGIEQDMPMDILAIDLKTAWDTLGEVVGETVSEGLIDQLFSQFCLGK; from the coding sequence ATGAACCAGGATACAATTGCAGCGATTGCTACTGCTATTGGAGAAGGCGGTATCGGTATAATCCGCGTAAGTGGTATAGATGCTATTCACATTGTGGATAAGATTTTTAAAGGAAAAGTTTCTTTATCCACAGTGGAAACTCATACGATACATTATGGTAAAATAACGAACCAAGATAATCAGATGATCGATGAAGTATTAGTTTCTGTTTTTAAAGCACCAAGAACTTATACATCAGAAGATGTGGTAGAAATCAATTGTCACGGCGGAGTTTTACCTGTAACTAAAGTATTAGAGCGTACGATTGAAGCAGGAGCACGCTTAGCAGAGCCAGGCGAATTCACAAAAAGAGCATTTCTCAATGGCCGTATCGATCTAAGTCAAGCAGAGGCTATCATAGATGTCATCCGCTCTAAAACGGATCTGTCATTAAAGGCTGCAATGTCACAGGTTCAAGGAAAGCTTTCGAATGATATCGCGAATTTACGCAATAAAATGATTGAACTTATGGCTCATATAGAGGTTACGATAGATTATCCAGAACATGATGTAGAAGAGGTTACAAAAGATCGTGTAGTAAATACATCAAAAGAGGTAGTAGTAGAAATCGACAAGCTTCTAGAAAACTCAGAACAAGGAAAGATTATTAGAGATGGGATATCAGCAGTGATTGTAGGAAGACCAAATGTAGGAAAGTCATCACTACTTAATGCCATACTTCGAGAAAATCGTGCCATCGTTACAGATATCCCTGGCACAACTAGGGATATCCTAGAAGAGTACATAAATGTAAAAGGTATTCCCGTTCGAATTATAGATACGGCAGGCATTCGAGAGACAGAAGATGTTGTTGAGAAGATTGGCGTAGAACGTTCTAGAAAAGCAATGGAAGACGCAGATTTAACACTATTAATCTTAAATGCATTTGAAGAGCTTCATGAATATGATATAGAGCTTTTAAAGGCGATTGAGGAAAAGCACGCAATTATTGTATTGAATAAAACAGATTTACCGCAAAAAATTTCTAAAGATAGTATTAATAGCTATCTAAAGAATCAACCGATTGTTTCGCTGTCTGCAAAAGAGGAAGAAGGAATCGAGGATTTGTATTCGGAAATTGAGCGCATATTTTTAAGTGGACAAATTCGCCAATCAGATTTTTCTTTTGTAACGAACACAAGGCATATTGCATTATTAAAAAGTGCAAGAGCGTCGGTGCTTGACGTATTACAAGGGATTGAACAGGATATGCCTATGGATATTTTAGCGATTGACTTAAAGACTGCTTGGGATACCTTAGGCGAAGTGGTAGGAGAGACTGTAAGCGAGGGATTGATTGATCAACTATTCTCGCAATTCTGTTTAGGGAAGTAG
- a CDS encoding ParB/RepB/Spo0J family partition protein translates to MSVTKSNKGLGKGLGALLGTETISDKDQVLNISINDIRPNPYQPRKVFNDQAIAELSQSIIEHGVIQPIIVKKTLRGYILIAGERRLRASKLAGLDTIPAVERDFTDEQIREVALIENLQREDLNPIEIADAYDKLIRELDYTQEQLAKRVGKSRPQIANFLRLLQLPEEIKDNVSRGTISYGHARALLGIESKQHQKLLAERIIQEKLSVRETEEIVQNLSNVSRETKQKKKVRYRDPNIVSLEKQLEYVLGTGVKIVPGKKKSKIEIEYFTDEDLERILKILDTN, encoded by the coding sequence ATGAGCGTAACTAAATCAAACAAAGGTTTAGGAAAAGGCCTGGGGGCATTACTAGGCACAGAGACGATTTCTGACAAAGATCAAGTTTTGAATATCTCAATTAATGATATTCGTCCCAATCCGTATCAGCCGAGAAAAGTCTTCAACGATCAGGCAATCGCAGAATTATCTCAATCGATTATAGAGCATGGCGTTATACAGCCTATAATCGTGAAGAAGACATTACGTGGGTACATTTTGATTGCAGGAGAAAGACGGCTTCGTGCTAGCAAACTAGCTGGTTTAGATACAATTCCTGCTGTTGAAAGAGATTTTACCGATGAACAAATAAGAGAAGTTGCGCTAATAGAGAATCTGCAAAGGGAAGATTTGAATCCTATCGAGATTGCAGATGCTTATGACAAGTTAATACGAGAGCTTGACTACACTCAAGAGCAGTTAGCTAAGCGAGTAGGGAAGAGTCGACCGCAAATTGCTAATTTCCTGAGACTGCTTCAACTTCCGGAAGAAATCAAGGATAATGTTTCACGTGGAACAATTTCCTATGGTCATGCTAGAGCTTTATTAGGAATTGAAAGCAAGCAACATCAGAAACTATTAGCGGAACGAATTATACAAGAAAAACTTAGTGTTCGAGAAACAGAAGAAATCGTGCAGAATCTATCAAATGTTTCACGTGAAACAAAACAGAAGAAGAAAGTACGGTATCGTGATCCGAATATAGTAAGTTTAGAGAAACAACTGGAATATGTTTTAGGTACTGGAGTTAAGATTGTACCAGGGAAGAAAAAAAGCAAAATAGAAATCGAGTATTTTACTGACGAGGATTTGGAAAGAATACTAAAGATACTAGACACGAATTAA
- a CDS encoding ParA family protein has protein sequence MAKVIAITNQKGGVGKTTTAVNLSACLAQLGKRVLIIDADPQGNSTSGLGINKADIENCIYDVLIEEIHPMEAVQETTTPNLYILPATIQLAGAEIELVPIMSREIRLKRAIQQLSDNYDYIIIDCPPSLGLLTINSLTGSNSVLIPIQCEFYALEGLSQLLNTIRLVQKHLNTTLEVEGVLLTMFDARTNLGIQVIDEVKKYFQDKVYTTVIPRNVRLSEAPSHGKPIIMYDGKSKGAEMYLELAKEVIENNERN, from the coding sequence TTGGCCAAAGTAATTGCCATAACCAATCAAAAAGGCGGGGTAGGTAAGACTACAACGGCAGTAAACTTAAGTGCTTGTTTAGCACAACTAGGGAAGAGGGTCTTAATTATAGACGCTGATCCTCAAGGAAATTCTACGAGCGGATTAGGAATTAATAAAGCAGATATTGAAAATTGTATCTATGATGTTTTAATTGAAGAGATTCATCCAATGGAGGCTGTCCAAGAGACTACAACCCCTAACCTTTACATACTACCGGCTACAATTCAATTAGCAGGCGCGGAAATCGAATTAGTACCGATTATGTCGAGAGAAATACGTCTCAAGAGAGCAATTCAACAGCTTTCTGATAACTATGATTATATTATAATTGACTGTCCACCGTCACTAGGTTTACTTACAATCAATTCATTGACGGGATCTAATTCAGTATTAATTCCAATCCAATGTGAATTTTACGCGTTAGAGGGGTTAAGTCAGTTATTAAATACAATACGCTTAGTACAGAAACATCTTAATACTACATTAGAGGTCGAAGGCGTATTATTGACAATGTTTGATGCTAGGACGAACCTAGGGATTCAAGTCATAGATGAAGTTAAGAAATACTTCCAAGACAAAGTATACACCACTGTTATTCCGAGAAATGTTCGCTTAAGTGAAGCTCCAAGCCATGGCAAGCCAATTATTATGTATGATGGAAAATCGAAAGGTGCGGAAATGTATTTAGAGCTTGCTAAGGAAGTGATTGAGAACAATGAGCGTAACTAA
- the mnmG gene encoding tRNA uridine-5-carboxymethylaminomethyl(34) synthesis enzyme MnmG has product MEYVAGEFDVIVVGAGHAGCEAALAGARMGLRTLIITINMDSIAHMPCNPAIGGPAKGHVVREIDALGGEMGHNTDRTNIQVRMLNTGKGPAVHALRAQADRHLYAASMKQVLENTENLTLRQGLVEKLLIENLTIQGVVLQTGAKYLGKAVIITTGTYLKSRIIIGDVNFSSGPNGMLASNKLSESLVEHGIQLVRFKTGTPPRVNKNTIDFSKMSIQPGDPSFLPFSHALCDYNRPKHDCWLTYTTDRTKEIILSNLNRSPLYSGAIEGTGPRYCPSIEDKIVRFSDKPSHQIFLEPEGENTIEYYVQGFSTSFPEDLQIEMLRSIAGLENVQMIRPGYAIEYDAVIPTQLKATLELKDIDGLYTAGQINGTSGYEEAAGQGIVAGINAVLKIQGKEPLILERSDAYIGVMIDDLVTKGTMDPYRLLTSRAEYRLILRNDNADLRLTEMGYKVGLVKEEAYQRFTRKKALIEQELERLESIKLRPNLETIQQLEALGTAPIVNTTSLRELLRRTEIEYDHILQFAPIEQPLPKEVIEQVVIQTKYEGYIKKQLEQIVKNKKLENRRIPEDIDYMSISGIALEARDKLNKIRPHSVGQAARISGVNPADISILLIYLEQLRRGGSNYHGQS; this is encoded by the coding sequence ATGGAATACGTGGCCGGAGAATTTGACGTTATTGTTGTAGGGGCAGGGCATGCAGGATGTGAAGCAGCTTTAGCAGGCGCTCGAATGGGTTTAAGAACTTTAATCATTACGATTAATATGGATAGTATCGCTCATATGCCTTGTAATCCTGCTATTGGTGGTCCTGCTAAGGGCCATGTGGTAAGGGAGATTGATGCTTTAGGTGGAGAAATGGGTCATAATACTGACCGTACCAATATTCAAGTAAGAATGCTGAATACTGGAAAAGGACCTGCTGTACATGCATTACGTGCACAGGCAGATCGTCATTTATATGCAGCATCGATGAAACAGGTGTTAGAAAATACCGAAAACCTTACGCTACGCCAGGGTTTAGTCGAGAAATTATTGATAGAGAACCTGACAATCCAAGGAGTTGTTCTTCAAACAGGAGCTAAGTATCTTGGAAAAGCAGTAATTATAACAACAGGGACATACTTAAAAAGTAGAATTATCATTGGTGATGTAAATTTCAGCAGCGGACCGAACGGTATGCTAGCATCAAATAAGCTGTCTGAGAGCTTAGTGGAGCATGGAATACAGCTCGTGCGCTTTAAAACTGGAACACCACCTCGAGTGAATAAGAATACAATTGACTTCTCGAAAATGTCGATTCAACCAGGGGATCCAAGTTTTTTACCGTTCTCCCATGCACTTTGCGACTATAATCGACCTAAACATGACTGCTGGTTAACCTACACTACGGATAGAACGAAAGAAATTATATTAAGTAACCTTAATCGATCGCCTTTATACTCAGGGGCAATCGAAGGTACAGGACCTCGCTATTGTCCGTCTATTGAGGATAAGATTGTTCGTTTTAGTGATAAGCCAAGCCACCAAATTTTCCTTGAGCCAGAAGGCGAGAATACTATTGAATATTATGTGCAAGGCTTCTCTACTAGCTTTCCAGAAGATTTACAAATAGAAATGTTACGCTCGATTGCTGGACTAGAAAATGTTCAAATGATTCGACCAGGCTATGCAATCGAATATGATGCTGTGATTCCGACACAGTTAAAAGCAACATTAGAGCTAAAAGACATCGATGGACTATATACTGCTGGACAAATCAATGGCACATCAGGTTATGAAGAGGCTGCTGGCCAAGGGATTGTAGCTGGAATCAATGCGGTTCTGAAGATTCAAGGAAAAGAGCCACTGATTCTCGAACGTTCGGATGCATACATCGGTGTCATGATTGATGACCTAGTGACTAAGGGAACGATGGATCCCTATCGTTTATTAACATCAAGGGCAGAATATCGCTTAATATTACGTAACGATAATGCAGATTTACGTCTCACAGAAATGGGCTATAAAGTAGGCCTTGTGAAAGAGGAAGCATATCAGCGATTTACGCGTAAGAAAGCACTGATAGAACAAGAATTAGAGCGATTAGAGAGCATTAAGCTTCGACCGAATCTAGAGACAATTCAACAGCTCGAAGCGTTAGGGACCGCACCAATCGTCAATACGACATCATTACGAGAACTTTTACGACGTACTGAAATCGAGTATGACCATATTTTACAATTTGCCCCGATTGAGCAACCGTTGCCGAAGGAAGTCATCGAGCAAGTTGTGATTCAGACGAAATATGAAGGGTATATTAAGAAGCAATTGGAACAAATCGTGAAAAATAAAAAGCTAGAAAATCGCAGAATTCCTGAAGACATCGATTATATGAGTATATCTGGGATTGCACTAGAGGCAAGAGATAAATTGAATAAAATTCGCCCTCATTCCGTTGGACAAGCAGCTAGAATCTCAGGCGTGAACCCGGCAGATATATCAATATTATTGATCTACCTAGAGCAATTACGTAGAGGAGGTAGCAATTATCATGGACAATCTTAG
- the noc gene encoding nucleoid occlusion protein — MKEPISRLFGSKWGQTVAEEVVEKEVAVTEQTDKINQILVALIDPSPYQPRTVFEDDKLEELCQTIKTHGIIQPIVVRKMSNRYELIAGERRLRAVKKLGLETIPAIIRDMNDTQAASVALIENLQREGLTSIEEAVAYKKLIDIHGLTQEALAQRLGKGQSTIANKLRLIQLPDAIQEGLMQRSITERHARALLQLNDAEEQQMKLFQEVVQKGLTVKQLENKIEQLKAKEEEKPKAKRTGFSRDVRIARNTINQSIEMVKKIGMALNVEEEDFQEFYQIVIKIPK; from the coding sequence TTGAAAGAACCAATTTCTCGTTTATTTGGTAGTAAGTGGGGACAGACGGTCGCAGAAGAAGTGGTAGAAAAAGAGGTAGCTGTGACAGAGCAAACGGATAAAATCAATCAAATCTTAGTCGCACTAATCGATCCTAGCCCATATCAGCCACGTACCGTTTTTGAGGATGATAAATTAGAAGAATTGTGCCAAACAATTAAGACGCATGGTATCATTCAGCCAATTGTTGTACGTAAAATGTCAAATCGTTATGAGTTAATCGCAGGGGAAAGAAGACTAAGGGCGGTTAAAAAACTTGGTCTCGAAACAATTCCGGCGATTATTCGTGATATGAATGATACGCAAGCAGCGTCTGTAGCACTGATTGAAAATCTTCAACGTGAGGGACTTACTTCGATTGAGGAAGCTGTTGCTTACAAGAAGCTTATAGATATCCATGGATTAACCCAGGAAGCCCTTGCCCAAAGGCTTGGAAAAGGACAATCGACCATTGCGAATAAGCTTCGATTGATTCAGTTACCTGATGCTATTCAAGAGGGTCTAATGCAACGTTCAATCACAGAGAGACATGCTAGGGCGCTACTACAATTAAATGATGCTGAAGAGCAACAAATGAAGCTTTTCCAAGAGGTAGTTCAAAAGGGACTAACAGTTAAGCAATTAGAGAATAAAATAGAACAGTTAAAAGCGAAAGAGGAAGAAAAACCTAAGGCAAAACGTACGGGTTTCTCTCGCGATGTACGGATTGCGAGAAATACGATTAATCAGTCGATTGAAATGGTGAAAAAGATCGGCATGGCTTTGAACGTTGAAGAAGAAGATTTTCAGGAATTCTATCAGATTGTAATAAAAATTCCTAAATAG
- the jag gene encoding RNA-binding cell elongation regulator Jag/EloR, which yields MRKLVESAKTIDEAIALGLSKLGLQKEEVEINIITEPTKGFLGFGSKNAEVEIIVKDNPIAQGKKVLSEIFGAMDLNVQIEDYKEDDQIVFNIVGDNLGVLIGRRGQTLDALQYLLNLSVNKSKDSNTRFLLDAESYRERRKKTLESLAQKLANKVRKYKKDVVLEPMAPYERKIIHTYLQNEKGIYTRSQGQEPFRKIVISAKKHTEV from the coding sequence ATGAGAAAATTAGTAGAGAGCGCGAAGACAATCGATGAAGCGATTGCATTAGGTTTATCGAAATTGGGGCTTCAAAAAGAGGAAGTAGAAATTAATATCATAACTGAGCCAACCAAAGGTTTTCTTGGATTTGGTTCGAAAAATGCAGAAGTAGAAATTATCGTAAAAGATAATCCAATTGCACAAGGGAAAAAAGTGCTATCAGAGATTTTTGGAGCGATGGACTTAAATGTACAGATTGAAGATTATAAAGAAGATGACCAAATTGTTTTTAACATTGTAGGCGATAATTTAGGAGTATTAATTGGCAGAAGAGGACAAACTCTTGACGCATTACAATATCTCCTGAATCTATCTGTTAATAAAAGTAAAGATTCAAATACACGATTCTTACTAGATGCAGAATCCTATCGTGAGAGAAGAAAAAAGACTCTTGAAAGTTTAGCTCAAAAGCTCGCGAATAAAGTTCGCAAATATAAAAAAGATGTTGTCCTTGAGCCTATGGCGCCATATGAGCGCAAGATTATTCACACGTATCTGCAGAATGAGAAAGGCATTTATACAAGAAGTCAGGGGCAAGAGCCGTTCCGTAAAATTGTGATTAGTGCCAAAAAACATACAGAAGTATAA
- a CDS encoding aminotransferase class V-fold PLP-dependent enzyme produces MERYIYLDNAASSWPKPLEVATATYNAITNYGANPGRGAHKLGLEAGRIVYGCREKLAKLFHVENPSNIIFTKNTTESLNIPLMSFLKAGDHVLTTSVEHNSVIRPLEYLLTKGITYSMIPATQTGETDLNELEKQLKHHTNTKLLVVSHASNVLGTILPLEEICKLAKIYNITVLVDAAQTAGVIDIPVEKWGIDFLAFPGHKGLYGPQGTGGLYIHPEVVLEPILYGGTGGNSESKQMPTVRPDRFESGTPNTPGLAGLKAGVEFIQSVGMDKIREHESMLVALLLDKLQHMPLIQTYGPPIGIERAAVVAFNIKGIESNEVAYMLDKIYNIGVRAGMHCSPCAHTTAGTLQQGIVRVSPGYFNTHADIDTFVDAIEEIIEEI; encoded by the coding sequence ATGGAACGCTACATATACTTAGATAATGCCGCATCTAGCTGGCCTAAACCTCTGGAAGTAGCAACAGCTACTTATAATGCAATCACCAACTACGGAGCGAACCCTGGCCGTGGGGCGCATAAGCTCGGCTTGGAGGCGGGCAGAATCGTTTATGGATGTCGAGAAAAGCTGGCAAAGCTATTCCACGTAGAGAATCCAAGCAACATTATCTTTACTAAGAATACGACGGAATCTCTTAACATCCCGCTAATGTCTTTTCTGAAGGCTGGCGACCACGTTTTAACAACAAGCGTGGAGCACAATTCCGTCATACGCCCTTTAGAATATCTTTTGACAAAGGGTATTACATATTCCATGATTCCTGCCACTCAAACAGGTGAAACAGACCTCAACGAACTGGAAAAGCAACTTAAACACCATACGAATACTAAACTTTTAGTGGTTTCGCACGCTTCCAATGTGTTGGGAACAATCCTCCCCTTAGAGGAGATCTGTAAACTGGCGAAGATTTATAATATTACAGTTCTTGTGGACGCTGCCCAGACGGCAGGTGTTATAGATATACCAGTAGAGAAATGGGGAATTGATTTTCTTGCGTTTCCAGGACATAAGGGGTTATATGGGCCACAGGGGACTGGTGGGCTTTACATTCACCCTGAAGTTGTATTGGAGCCAATCCTATATGGTGGGACCGGAGGGAATTCTGAATCAAAGCAGATGCCAACAGTTCGTCCTGATCGGTTTGAAAGTGGAACTCCGAATACTCCAGGACTTGCAGGGTTAAAAGCCGGAGTTGAATTTATTCAGTCTGTAGGGATGGATAAGATACGGGAACATGAGTCTATGCTTGTGGCGCTATTATTAGACAAGTTACAACACATGCCGTTAATTCAGACGTATGGACCACCAATAGGAATTGAACGAGCAGCAGTTGTCGCCTTTAATATAAAAGGCATTGAGAGCAATGAAGTTGCTTATATGTTGGACAAGATTTATAACATCGGGGTAAGGGCTGGCATGCACTGTTCTCCTTGTGCACATACAACTGCGGGAACGTTACAACAGGGGATTGTAAGAGTTTCTCCTGGATATTTCAATACCCATGCAGATATAGATACATTTGTAGATGCAATTGAGGAAATCATCGAGGAAATTTAA
- the rsmG gene encoding 16S rRNA (guanine(527)-N(7))-methyltransferase RsmG, giving the protein MDNLRMKVQENFQSLMEGHGVSLTDKQLDQFYQYYVILVEWNEKMNLTGITEISEVYIKHFYDSLTLALSFPKIQGKFTAIDVGSGAGFPGIPLKIAFPELEITFLDSLMKRINFLKAVTEQLGLQNCHFVHGRAEEIAQDVKFREKYDISIARAVARLAVLNELCLPFVRVNGSFYSMKGPDIDAELLEAKQSIKVLGGKANKTQALELPEGHGQRSIIEIKKVSPTPKKYPRKPGTPARTPLI; this is encoded by the coding sequence ATGGACAATCTTAGGATGAAAGTTCAAGAAAACTTTCAAAGCTTAATGGAAGGACATGGTGTGTCATTAACGGATAAGCAGCTCGACCAGTTTTATCAATACTACGTGATACTTGTTGAATGGAACGAAAAAATGAATTTAACGGGAATCACAGAAATATCTGAAGTCTATATTAAACATTTCTACGATTCATTGACATTAGCATTATCATTTCCTAAGATTCAAGGGAAATTTACCGCCATCGATGTTGGAAGTGGCGCTGGTTTTCCAGGGATTCCACTGAAAATTGCGTTTCCTGAATTGGAGATTACGTTTCTTGACTCATTAATGAAACGAATTAATTTCTTAAAAGCCGTAACAGAGCAATTAGGCTTGCAAAATTGTCATTTCGTCCATGGAAGAGCAGAAGAAATTGCCCAGGATGTTAAATTTCGCGAGAAGTATGATATATCTATTGCAAGGGCAGTCGCAAGGTTAGCTGTACTTAATGAACTCTGCTTGCCGTTTGTGAGAGTCAATGGCTCGTTCTATTCGATGAAGGGACCAGATATTGACGCAGAACTACTAGAAGCCAAGCAATCTATTAAGGTTTTAGGCGGAAAAGCAAATAAAACACAAGCGTTAGAGCTACCAGAGGGGCACGGCCAACGGAGTATTATAGAAATTAAGAAAGTGTCACCAACACCAAAGAAATATCCTAGAAAGCCTGGTACACCAGCAAGGACTCCTCTCATATAG
- a CDS encoding DUF554 domain-containing protein, giving the protein MELFSVLQGTFVNGGAIILGALIGIVLPKIPDQYKTTVLQAIGLSVIVIGIGMAMGTQNALIMIMSAVIGGIIGELLRLEDRIDQLGVRVEKIFAKRSNGISDGKIAKGFVFATLIYCVGSMAIVGALDSGLDLNHDVLYTKSMLDGFSSIIFASTMGIGVMLSAFSVLIYQGIIALLASSLTDVLNDSVVNEIRAVGGLLIMSIGLNLLEVIKIRVGNLLPSIFVAVIIMIILEMLGIII; this is encoded by the coding sequence ATGGAATTGTTTTCAGTATTACAAGGGACATTTGTAAACGGTGGTGCGATTATTCTAGGCGCATTGATAGGTATTGTGCTACCGAAGATTCCAGATCAATATAAAACGACGGTCTTGCAGGCAATAGGGTTGTCAGTGATTGTGATAGGAATTGGTATGGCAATGGGGACACAGAACGCTCTTATTATGATTATGAGTGCTGTCATTGGTGGAATTATCGGAGAATTGCTTCGTCTTGAAGATCGAATCGACCAATTGGGCGTTCGAGTAGAAAAGATATTTGCTAAGCGAAGTAATGGAATATCCGATGGAAAGATTGCGAAAGGATTTGTATTTGCCACTCTCATTTATTGTGTTGGCTCAATGGCAATTGTCGGAGCTTTGGACAGTGGACTGGATCTGAATCACGATGTACTTTATACAAAATCAATGCTAGACGGATTTAGCTCCATTATATTCGCTTCTACGATGGGGATTGGGGTAATGCTCTCTGCGTTTTCAGTCCTTATTTACCAAGGTATAATTGCTTTACTAGCAAGTTCATTAACCGATGTCTTAAATGACAGTGTTGTCAATGAAATTCGTGCAGTTGGCGGTCTACTTATTATGAGTATTGGACTCAATCTATTAGAAGTTATTAAGATTCGAGTGGGTAACCTATTACCGTCGATTTTCGTAGCTGTAATCATTATGATTATACTAGAAATGTTAGGAATAATAATATAG